GTGGAACATCTGGGGTGAAAGATTTAGCTGGTAACGCTTTGGCGGCAAACTACACTTGGTCTTTTACCACGGGGACTGCATCGTTTACTATCTGGAATAATTCAGCGACTCCTGCTGTGTTAGCAGATTCAGATACCAGGGCTGTCGAATTGGGGGTCAAGTTCCGGTCAGATGTCCCTGGGAATATTACTGGCATCCTGTTTTACAAGAGTACCAGCAATACAGGTACTCACGTCGCCACGCTGTGGAGCAGCAGTGGTACGCTGTTGGGGAGGGCTACTTTCGCCAACGAAACTGCTTCTGGCTGGCAGCAAGTTAACTTTGCTACTCCAGTTTCCATTAGCGCCAACACTACTTATATTGCCTCCTACCACACTAACGTGGGTCGCTACTCTATAGACACGGGTTACTTTGCTAACACTGGTGTCGATAGTCCACCACTCTATGCCCTACGCAATGGGGTAAGTGGCAGTAATGGCGTCTACAAGTATAACCCCAACCCTGCCTTTCCCAACGATACGTACCAGTCAAGCAATTACTGGGTCGATGTTGTATTTACTAAAAACTAGAAGATTGATTCAGGCTTGAAGTGCCCAGGGGCACAGCAATGCTGTGCCCCTACTGTTGACGGTTAACTGCTAACTGTCAACAGCCAACGGTCAACAGTTGTGATTTACAGCCTTTTTCAGGTAAACAGACAACGCGGTAGGGGCACAGCAATGCTGTGCCCCTACGATGATCTGTGGTTCAATTAACTGAAAATTGCTGTAATACCTCTGTCCTACTCTTGGTGGGTGGCAGGTTTCGCAGTACCATAAAAACGCGAAGCTATCTCTTCAAGGGTGGATGTGCGATGACGCCTTTACGTCAAACCTTATCAAAACCTGATATCGAATTTTCTTATTTGGAGTGGCACCAAGGTCAAGAACCCTTGCTACTCTTACATGGCTTAGGCGACCATGCCCTTGTATGGTCTAGCTTGGCAGATTACCTAGGGGCAGATTATCACATCGTCGCCCCAGATATGCGCGGTCATGGTGAAAGCAGCAAGCCAGAACAAGATTATAGTTTTGAGAGTGCGATCGCAGACCTAGAAGCACTGTTAGATCACTTGGGATGGTCTACTGTTCATGTTGTGAGTCACTCATGGACGGGTAAATTAGCCGCCATCTGGGCAAGGCAAAATCCAGACAGGTTGCGAAGTCTGGTTCTAGTCGATCCGATTTTTATCTGGAAAATCCCCAGTATCTTCAAGCTAACTTTTCCCCTATTATATCGTGTCTTGCCTTTTCTCAAAAGCATGGGACCTTTTGCTAGTTATGAACAAGCCGAACAGCAAGCCCGTCAGTTAAGCCAATATCAAGGATGGACTCCTTTACACCAGCAAGCCTTCCAAGCTGGAATTGAACAAAAACCCGATGGTAGTTGGGGTAGCAAGTTTACTATTTCCGCCCGCGATGGAATTTTTGATGAAGTTCTGCGCGTCCCAGGTTTTACAATTCCCGTTGAGATTCCTACCCTCTTCATCCAGCCAGAAAAAGGTGTTAACCGTCAAAATTGGCAACTCCAACCCTATAAAACCTATCTCAAAAACTTAACCATTACCCAAGTTCCCGGAAATCATTGGCCATTTTTGACAGAACCTGAATCCTTTAACCAATCGGTCAAAACCTTCTTGGCACAGTTTTCCATAAGTTCGTAGTAGGGGCGCAAGGCCTTGCGCCCCTACAGACAAGGCCTTGCGCCCCTACAGAGTGATCTATTTACAGGGAGATACCGTAAAATCGGCAAAACTCTGCTTCCCTCTGGGTTTAAAAACCTAAGATTTTACACAAAATACAACTGAGAACACCACAGAACAGATAAATCTGATTATCATTAAACGGGAACGCCAAAAGTCAAATGTACTACGGATCAGCCAGTCATGAGCCTTTGTAT
The Gloeotrichia echinulata CP02 DNA segment above includes these coding regions:
- a CDS encoding alpha/beta hydrolase is translated as MTPLRQTLSKPDIEFSYLEWHQGQEPLLLLHGLGDHALVWSSLADYLGADYHIVAPDMRGHGESSKPEQDYSFESAIADLEALLDHLGWSTVHVVSHSWTGKLAAIWARQNPDRLRSLVLVDPIFIWKIPSIFKLTFPLLYRVLPFLKSMGPFASYEQAEQQARQLSQYQGWTPLHQQAFQAGIEQKPDGSWGSKFTISARDGIFDEVLRVPGFTIPVEIPTLFIQPEKGVNRQNWQLQPYKTYLKNLTITQVPGNHWPFLTEPESFNQSVKTFLAQFSISS